DNA from Prunus persica cultivar Lovell chromosome G6, Prunus_persica_NCBIv2, whole genome shotgun sequence:
GCGCCCAACCATGAGCAGATATAATTAGTATGAATTCTGATAACTTTCCCACTGACAACGAAAGCTGATTCATAACTTGTTAATGTTCCTGATCCTGAAGGATGAAGCACCCGACCTAGTGAATCCACTGGTCGAGTCATTTGTGGCACGCCATGCTGCACTCTCAGCCAGCATTTCCACGGCTACCTGATCCGTGGCATGTCAGTTTGTTGCAGTTTCTTTGTGCAGCAAAGGCCATTGCTAGTCAAAACTTAATACTTATGCCCCAGAAGCAGCGGCTTACAAACAGTATTGCAGATGCTTTTGATGTTCTATTGATGGCGTCATCGTGTGGCATCTGAATAGAATGTTACGAGTACTTGGAATGGCACCATAACTAGTTTTATACTCTACTCTTTCCCTTTTACCAGGAATACCAAGTTTCTATTAGGTTTTGCTCTTTGTAATCACATATTATGACTGTGTAAGACCTCTTTAGTTAGTGATGTATCAGCTTCACATTGAGGAATACTTTGTATATGTTTTACAATCACATTGAAGGATATATACGTCGTATATACGTATTGATCTTGTCTCATATATTGCTATGGTACGTCATCTTATTTCCAATACATTGTTGACAATGATGATTTGAACACTTGAGAGTTGAAATCATGTTTAGAATGCAAATGGTGCTTAGTTAATTGATTTTACTGTTTTTGTCCTGTAAAAGCATGACATATTGGGTCGTGACATGTTTATCATTTTGGTTCAAATGGTCTCTCATATGTATGCATTCATGTGGGGCTGCAGTTGTTAATCAAACTGTTTTGAACTCAGGGATGCATAAGACAGAATAATTAATGCCTACTACACTCATTACATCAATAATTTGGTTTAAATACATAATGATGAGATCTTGTACATAAGCAGGAAGATTGACCCTTGTCTTTTTTGCTTGCTTTTTACTGCTGACTCAATGAAATTTTCCCATGATGGCACTGGCATGGCACAGATGGAAAAACTAAGATGCAGACTTTTTGTCAATCTGTAGCAGATTATTATCAAGGATTTTAAAAGCCAAAAAGTCAGCAATGGCTTCATAATTAAATGGAACAGTGACAAACCAGAGAGACATTTCACCAACAAGTTCATTGTCCCGTTTAGCTTGTTTTTATTGTGTGTCTGGTAAATTTAATGGTGACCGTTTTCAAAATCgggtttgttttttcctcaCTATTTATTAACTTTTACTGGTTCCAAAATCATGATTATTTACAAAGCAATGCGCCTAAGAAAAGGTCAATCTAGAcactatattttctttttcttatattaTACTTTTGGGTGCCTTGTGGTTCCTaccatttcattattttttatttctttataggTAACCTGCCAAAGCCCAAAGGCACTTAACATGATTAGTCAGGCTCAGGCATCATACTAAAGCATGAGATCTATTTCAATTAACCCGTGGTGGGCCCCAAGGTGACTgcatatcatcatcatctatGATGCACGCTTGAACCTTGAACCCCATTTTGATTTAATCATGCCTATCTTAATTAAATCATGGATGGTGATGTCTGCATCATTGAATTGATcgaatatgctaaaatattgatAGTTAGTCTTTCAATCTAGGGAGCTATATGTGGGAGTGTGCTATAGTTTTCAACCTCACATTTACATCAAAGAGTTCAAGTTAATGTTCTGTTCAAGTCTTTTGTAATGTTCTATTTCTGAGTAATGGAACTTGTCTAGGCCAAAAagagttcaaattttacttTCATATCACTCTCGTTTGAATAAGATAAAATATCTGGATAACtaaatataaaatgatatttttcaaACATCTgttactttaatttttatagaacGGAAGAGTCGAGACAATCTCAATTTTGCTTATTTGTCTTCAGACAAACTTATTaacataattatttatttagaataCAATAAAATAACCCCTTAGAGTTTATACAATTAATGTAATATGAGATTACAACCTAAAATTTAATCTCTAAAGAGTGATTTTACACCCTAAAGAATCAACCAtgttaataaatcaaatcaacacTAAAGAAAATTGGGTAAAAATAAGTTCTCAGCACGTTGTTTAAAGAACAAAAGTCATGCACAGAGAAGAAACTACTCAAATATCAATATACAATGTCTCACGcgagtctctctctctctctctctagtaaCCGCACATATATACTTATGGGATCAAGAACCATTATGAAGATTGTCCAATAGGACAGGATTGAAGCGTGATCATAATAAATCCTAAAATATTAGCCAGACATGACATATGCTTATAATTAGGAGTTGAATGTGGTAAAAGTGCATGCAGCTTGTAGGAGCTAGCTGAGAATTTCCCCAACTTTTGCTATGAATATAGGATGCACAACTAAAAgggtattatatataatattaggAGGTCATCATTATGGTTTTATAGCCACTCAACTGAATAGATCTCTGCCAAGGGACCAATATGCACCCAAAATACAAAAGTGCTAGCTTAGCTTAGGTCCTTAGCTTAGCTTTAGGAGTTTTCCAAGTCCAAGAAGTAGAGGAGATGAATGAAtgatcctctctctctctctctctctctctctctctctctctctctctctctctctctatatatatatatatatattaaatattttagggAAAGGAGGGTGAGAGGGAGGAGAGTATATCTTATTGGCGCACCCACCAACACAAATGAGATATAGaatacaaagaaagaaagaaaggcagAATCTTGTTTGACTGAAAAGTGAATAACACTTGCATTATTTTCATGTACAGGGCCCATATCAGTTAACATCACCTCTCACGTGTCAGTACCACCGGTACAAtttctaaattatttattagacttttaattagtatatattatacatatttgtgtctatatatgtgtgtgtggagAGAGATCGATAGACTTGTTAGAGGGCCTGCGACTTATTCAGCAAAAAGAATATATTGTAGTGATCAACCAACTTGTTTGCATCCCATATCCATCGGAGGTGAAGAAACTCTACAGCTAGCTTTAGttagaaagaagaaactagtatattataattaatgggtaagttcAAAAGGGTGTGTGTCTTCTGTGGAAGTAATTCAGGCCATAGAAAGATATTCAGTGATGCAGCTCTTCAACTTGGGACTCAACTGGTAATTTtgctactctctctctctctctctctctctctctcaaagacacaagtatatatatacacacactgGTTAAAATGAATTGGTCTTAGTTGTTTGTTATTGATATAACTTGAGGCCGGGTTTTGATTGCAATTAGCAAGggtaattaatgaaattaaGTTTGATCAGGTGGAGAGGAAGATGGATTTGGTGTATGGAGGAGGAAGTGTAGGCCTGATGGGGTTGGTTTCACAAACAGTTTATGATGGTGGATGTCATGTTCTTGGGTAAGACTAATTAATTCAATGAGTCCCAGATCAagtatataattaataaaccTCAATCCTtacttctttaattatatGCTAATGCTATAGGTACGTAGGACGAatctttgattaattaagtgATTAATcttactaattaataatttggttTTTGCTATAGAGTTATCCCAACAGCCCTTGTTCCACTTGAGGTACTACCCATACACCCTCTCCTTCTTCTAACCTTAATTCTGTTGTGTATTGCTAATTAACTATATTAATATACGCTAATTAATGAAGTAATTAAAATTCagtgattgatttgattagaTATCAGGCAATTCAATAGGAGAAGTGTTGATTGTATCGGATATGCATGAAAGGAAGGCTGAGATGGCTCGTCAAGCCGATGCTTTCATTGCACTTCCtggtatatataattaatatttcaactctaaaaaactaaattaaagttacaattaATGTATATAAGAGTTTTATGTAAACATTGCTGATATAGTTTAGTTTTTCTGCATGTATATACTATACTATATATCATGCATTTTGATCCTTCTTAATTAACTGGGCTTTTGGATAATccatccatatatatatatatatatatgaaggtGGATATGGAACCATGGAAGAGTTGCTTGAGATGATAACATGGTCTCAGCTTGGAATCCATGACAAACCAGTAAGCTCAttactc
Protein-coding regions in this window:
- the LOC18772032 gene encoding probable cytokinin riboside 5'-monophosphate phosphoribohydrolase LOGL1; translation: MGKFKRVCVFCGSNSGHRKIFSDAALQLGTQLVERKMDLVYGGGSVGLMGLVSQTVYDGGCHVLGVIPTALVPLEISGNSIGEVLIVSDMHERKAEMARQADAFIALPGGYGTMEELLEMITWSQLGIHDKPVGLLNIDGYYDCLLRLFDKGVEEGFINLSARNIVISAKTAQELIQRMEEYIPLHNQVAPTQSWNVEENHANHKRA